The following coding sequences are from one Streptococcus sp. NPS 308 window:
- the glgA gene encoding glycogen synthase GlgA — MKILFVAAEGAPFSKTGGLGDVIGALPKSLVKAGHEVAVFLPYYNMVEAKFGDQIEDVLHFEVSVGWRRQYCGIKKTVLNGVTFYFIDNQYYFFRGHVYGDFDDGERFAFFQLAALEAMERIDFIPDLLHVHDYHTAMIPFLLKEKYHWIQAYQGIRTVLTIHNLEFQGQFSEGMLWDLFGVGFERYADGTLRWNDCLNWMKAGILYADRVSTVSPSYAHEIMTSQFGCGLDQILRMESGKVSGIVNGIDTDLYNPETDALLDYHFDKEDLSGKAQNKAKLQERVGLPVRADVPLVGIVSRLTRQKGFDVVVESLHRFLQEDVQIVLLGTGDPAFEHSFSWFAQVYPDKLSANITFDVKLAQEIYAACDLFLMPSRFEPCGLSQMMAMRYGTLPLVHEVGGLRDTVQSFNPIEGTGTGFRFDNLTPYWLNWSFQTALDVYKYQPDVWRKLQKQAMECDFSWDTACKSYLDLYHSLVN, encoded by the coding sequence GCACGAAGTTGCAGTTTTCTTGCCTTATTATAATATGGTAGAAGCTAAGTTCGGAGACCAGATAGAGGATGTTCTCCACTTTGAAGTTAGTGTAGGGTGGCGTAGACAGTACTGTGGTATTAAGAAAACGGTCTTGAATGGAGTTACCTTCTACTTCATTGATAATCAATATTATTTCTTCCGCGGTCATGTGTACGGTGATTTTGACGATGGTGAACGCTTTGCCTTCTTCCAACTGGCTGCTCTAGAAGCAATGGAACGCATTGACTTTATCCCTGACCTTCTCCATGTCCATGATTACCATACAGCCATGATTCCCTTCTTGTTAAAAGAAAAGTACCATTGGATTCAAGCATATCAAGGAATCAGAACAGTTTTAACTATTCATAATTTGGAATTTCAAGGTCAATTTTCTGAAGGAATGTTGTGGGATTTGTTCGGTGTTGGCTTTGAACGCTATGCTGATGGCACCCTTCGCTGGAATGATTGCCTTAACTGGATGAAGGCTGGTATCCTATACGCGGATCGTGTCTCAACCGTATCTCCTAGCTATGCACATGAGATTATGACCAGTCAGTTTGGTTGCGGTTTGGACCAGATTCTTCGCATGGAGTCAGGTAAGGTTTCAGGAATTGTTAATGGAATCGATACTGATCTCTATAATCCAGAGACAGATGCTCTTTTAGACTATCATTTTGATAAGGAAGATTTGTCTGGAAAAGCTCAAAACAAAGCAAAATTGCAAGAGAGAGTTGGTCTACCAGTGCGAGCAGATGTTCCTCTTGTTGGGATTGTCTCTCGTTTGACGCGCCAAAAAGGTTTTGATGTTGTGGTAGAAAGCTTGCACCGTTTCTTACAGGAGGACGTTCAAATAGTCCTTTTAGGTACAGGAGATCCTGCTTTTGAACATTCCTTCTCATGGTTTGCTCAAGTCTATCCTGACAAGCTATCAGCAAATATCACTTTTGACGTCAAACTTGCTCAAGAAATTTACGCAGCTTGTGACCTTTTCCTCATGCCGAGCCGTTTTGAACCATGTGGCTTGTCACAAATGATGGCTATGCGTTACGGAACTCTACCATTGGTTCATGAGGTTGGCGGACTAAGAGATACAGTTCAATCCTTCAATCCGATTGAGGGAACTGGTACTGGATTTAGATTCGACAATTTAACACCATACTGGCTTAACTGGAGTTTCCAAACAGCCTTGGATGTTTATAAGTACCAGCCGGACGTTTGGAGAAAACTACAAAAACAAGCTATGGAATGTGATTTCTCATGGGATACAGCTTGCAAGTCTTATCTTGACTTGTACCATAGTCTAGTCAACTAA
- the serB gene encoding phosphoserine phosphatase SerB, which translates to MTQVMGLCVMDVDGTLIEEEVIDLLGREAGCESEISQITSQAMRGELDFETSLRARVALLKGLPISVFDTVFKSIHLFKNAQEFISILQNKGMLVGLVSGGFTPIVERLAKSLGISYFTANQLEVKDGFLTGKLVGEIVTGQVKKATLERWRKELGLSKERTIAIGDGANDLLMLKSAGHGIAFCAKEIVKAEIACHVDTRDFLEVLPLIDFLE; encoded by the coding sequence ATGACTCAAGTAATGGGGCTCTGTGTTATGGATGTTGATGGCACCCTGATAGAAGAGGAAGTGATTGATCTTTTAGGAAGAGAAGCAGGTTGCGAATCCGAAATTTCGCAGATTACAAGCCAGGCAATGCGAGGTGAATTGGACTTTGAAACAAGCTTAAGAGCAAGAGTGGCTTTGTTAAAAGGTCTTCCGATTTCGGTCTTTGATACTGTCTTCAAATCCATTCACCTGTTCAAGAATGCTCAAGAATTTATCTCCATACTTCAAAACAAGGGCATGCTAGTAGGTCTAGTGTCTGGTGGATTTACACCAATAGTTGAGAGATTAGCAAAATCCCTTGGTATCTCCTATTTCACTGCTAACCAGTTGGAAGTCAAAGACGGCTTTTTAACTGGAAAATTAGTCGGTGAAATTGTGACAGGTCAAGTAAAAAAAGCTACTCTTGAGAGATGGAGAAAGGAATTAGGACTTTCCAAAGAAAGAACGATTGCCATCGGTGATGGGGCTAATGACCTCTTGATGTTAAAGTCAGCAGGTCACGGCATAGCCTTTTGCGCCAAAGAGATCGTAAAAGCAGAGATAGCTTGTCATGTAGATACGAGGGATTTTTTGGAAGTTCTTCCTTTGATTGATTTCTTAGAATGA
- a CDS encoding glycerate kinase — protein sequence MKIVIAPDSFKESLTAEEVAQAIKKGFKQSIADVECLLCPVGDGGEGTVDSIRHSLELEEKWQEVTGPFGLNEAMRYFQKDQIALFEVADLVGLGKIQREKRNPLRIQTRGIGELIRHLINQGMKKIYIGVGGTASNDGGIGIAAALGYHFYDKKGKELPACGQTLLEFESVSDSELYRIPENVKIRILADVVSPLCGHQGATYTFGKQKGLDPALFETVDLAIQRFYEKFSPSTLSLKGAGAGGGIAAGLCAFAEASIVSGIDTCLDLIDFDKQVEDADLVIVGEGRLDSQSFAGKAPIGVAKRTPKGVPVIAICGSLSEDLPPLPFENIQAAFSILEKSEPLEDSLKKASLYLEHTATNIGRLLNMRGH from the coding sequence ATGAAAATTGTAATTGCACCTGATTCTTTTAAAGAAAGTTTGACAGCAGAAGAGGTCGCTCAAGCTATAAAAAAAGGCTTCAAACAGTCAATAGCGGATGTAGAATGTCTGCTCTGTCCTGTTGGTGATGGTGGGGAAGGAACTGTGGATTCGATTCGCCATTCTCTTGAACTTGAAGAAAAATGGCAAGAGGTTACGGGACCTTTTGGTCTAAATGAAGCAATGCGCTACTTTCAAAAAGATCAAATAGCGCTCTTTGAAGTTGCTGACTTGGTTGGTCTTGGGAAGATTCAGCGGGAGAAACGAAATCCTCTTCGCATCCAAACTAGAGGTATTGGAGAGTTGATTCGCCATCTCATTAATCAAGGAATGAAGAAAATCTATATCGGTGTTGGTGGTACGGCAAGTAATGATGGCGGAATTGGTATTGCAGCTGCTTTGGGTTATCACTTTTATGATAAGAAGGGAAAAGAATTGCCTGCTTGCGGTCAGACTTTGCTTGAGTTCGAGTCAGTTTCAGACAGTGAGTTGTATAGGATTCCTGAAAATGTGAAAATCCGCATTTTAGCAGATGTCGTGAGCCCTTTATGTGGTCATCAAGGAGCGACCTATACATTTGGAAAACAAAAGGGCTTGGATCCTGCTTTGTTTGAGACAGTAGATTTGGCTATACAGCGGTTCTATGAAAAATTTTCACCATCAACCCTGTCTCTTAAAGGAGCAGGAGCCGGCGGTGGGATTGCAGCTGGGCTCTGTGCCTTTGCTGAGGCTAGTATCGTATCTGGAATTGACACTTGTTTGGACTTGATAGACTTTGACAAGCAGGTTGAAGATGCTGACTTGGTTATTGTTGGAGAAGGCAGGCTGGACAGTCAAAGCTTCGCTGGGAAAGCTCCTATCGGTGTAGCAAAAAGAACTCCTAAGGGAGTTCCTGTTATCGCTATTTGCGGTAGCCTTTCTGAGGATTTGCCTCCCCTACCATTTGAAAATATACAAGCAGCATTCTCTATCCTAGAGAAAAGTGAGCCTTTAGAAGACAGTCTGAAAAAAGCAAGCCTCTATTTGGAGCACACAGCTACTAATATTGGTCGTTTATTAAACATGAGAGGTCATTAA
- a CDS encoding DUF1694 domain-containing protein, with amino-acid sequence MTDLSKQLLEKAHGGPKLNPDEQRRYLGTFEERVLGYADVEIANSLQLQKGFLTILENFQEKTETLFVKISPTIEFDKQVFYLKEAKKTNSQATIVSEDHASSPLGLVIHSNEPVQVDEKDLRLAFPNLWEEKKEEASKKSIWKKWFG; translated from the coding sequence ATGACAGATTTATCAAAACAACTACTAGAAAAAGCTCATGGTGGGCCGAAATTAAACCCTGACGAACAACGCCGCTACCTCGGTACTTTCGAGGAAAGAGTTCTAGGTTATGCGGATGTTGAGATAGCCAATAGCCTTCAGCTACAAAAAGGATTTTTAACGATTTTGGAAAACTTTCAAGAAAAGACAGAGACTCTTTTTGTGAAGATTTCGCCAACTATCGAGTTTGACAAACAAGTATTCTACCTAAAGGAAGCTAAGAAAACCAATAGTCAAGCTACGATTGTATCAGAGGATCACGCTTCTTCTCCTTTAGGCTTAGTTATCCATTCGAACGAACCTGTTCAAGTGGATGAGAAGGATCTTCGACTGGCTTTTCCAAACCTATGGGAAGAGAAAAAGGAAGAGGCCTCTAAAAAATCTATCTGGAAAAAATGGTTTGGTTAA
- the eno gene encoding surface-displayed alpha-enolase has protein sequence MSIITDVYAREVLDSRGNPTLEVEVYTESGAFGRGMVPSGASTGEHEAVELRDGDKSRYGGLGTQKAVDNVNNIIAEAIIGYDVRDQQAIDRAMIALDGTPNKGKLGANAILGVSIAVARAAADYLEIPLYSYLGGFNTKVLPTPMMNIINGGSHSDAPIAFQEFMIVPAGAPTFKEALRWGAEIFHALKKILKSRGLETAVGDEGGFAPRFEGTEDGVETILAAIEAAGYVPGKDVFIGFDCASSEFYDKERQVYDYTKFEGEGAAVRTAAEQIDYLEELVNKYPIITIEDGMDENDWDGWKALTERLGGKVQLVGDDFFVTNTSYLEKGIAEGAANSILIKVNQIGTLTETFDAIEMAKEAGYTAVVSHRSGETEDSTIADIAVATNAGQIKTGSLSRTDRIAKYNQLLRIEDQLGEVAEYRGLKSFYNLKK, from the coding sequence ATGTCAATTATTACTGATGTTTACGCTCGCGAAGTCCTAGACTCACGCGGTAACCCAACACTTGAAGTAGAAGTTTACACTGAATCAGGTGCTTTCGGACGTGGTATGGTTCCTTCAGGAGCTTCTACTGGTGAACACGAAGCAGTTGAACTTCGTGATGGTGACAAATCTCGTTACGGTGGTCTTGGTACACAAAAAGCTGTTGACAACGTAAACAACATCATCGCTGAAGCAATCATCGGCTACGATGTACGTGACCAACAAGCTATCGACCGTGCTATGATCGCACTTGACGGTACTCCTAACAAAGGTAAATTGGGTGCTAACGCAATCCTTGGTGTGTCTATCGCTGTAGCTCGCGCTGCTGCTGACTACCTTGAAATCCCACTTTACAGCTACCTTGGTGGATTTAACACTAAAGTTCTTCCAACTCCAATGATGAACATCATCAACGGTGGTTCTCACTCAGATGCTCCAATCGCTTTCCAAGAATTCATGATCGTACCTGCTGGTGCACCTACATTCAAAGAAGCTCTTCGTTGGGGTGCTGAAATCTTCCACGCTCTTAAGAAAATCCTTAAATCTCGTGGTCTTGAAACAGCCGTAGGTGACGAAGGTGGATTCGCTCCTCGTTTTGAAGGAACTGAAGATGGTGTTGAAACTATCCTTGCTGCGATTGAAGCTGCTGGCTATGTTCCAGGTAAAGACGTATTTATCGGATTTGACTGTGCTTCATCAGAATTCTACGATAAAGAACGTCAAGTATACGACTACACTAAATTCGAAGGTGAAGGAGCTGCTGTACGTACTGCTGCAGAACAAATCGACTACCTTGAAGAATTGGTAAACAAATACCCAATCATCACTATCGAAGATGGTATGGACGAAAACGACTGGGACGGTTGGAAAGCTCTTACTGAACGTCTTGGCGGTAAAGTTCAATTGGTTGGTGACGACTTCTTCGTAACAAACACTTCTTACCTTGAAAAAGGTATTGCAGAAGGTGCTGCTAACTCAATCCTTATCAAAGTTAACCAAATCGGTACTCTTACTGAAACATTCGACGCTATCGAAATGGCGAAAGAAGCTGGTTACACTGCTGTTGTATCACACCGTTCAGGTGAAACTGAAGATTCAACAATCGCTGACATCGCAGTTGCAACAAACGCAGGACAAATCAAGACTGGTTCACTTTCACGTACTGACCGTATCGCTAAATACAACCAATTGCTTCGTATCGAAGACCAACTTGGTGAAGTAGCTGAATACCGTGGATTGAAATCATTCTACAACCTTAAAAAATAA
- a CDS encoding YkgJ family cysteine cluster protein, with translation MSKEIDIEYYHQLALQKQKEHRKVLANLKKKPPKNLDKIAQQIHEEVFAEIDCTACANCCKTLGPDFKEADITRIAKYFKMKLPAFEAEFLQVDEDGDKVFKSMPCPFLGGDNLCSIYDVRPKACREFPHTDRKKIHQINHLTIKNTLTCPAAYLFVEKLKDKL, from the coding sequence ATGTCTAAAGAAATTGATATTGAGTACTATCACCAGCTAGCCTTGCAAAAGCAGAAGGAGCATCGTAAAGTTTTAGCAAATCTAAAGAAAAAGCCACCAAAGAATCTAGATAAGATTGCCCAGCAGATTCACGAAGAAGTTTTTGCTGAGATCGATTGCACTGCATGTGCTAACTGTTGTAAGACCTTGGGACCCGACTTTAAAGAAGCCGATATTACTCGTATTGCGAAGTATTTTAAGATGAAATTACCAGCCTTTGAAGCAGAGTTTTTACAAGTTGATGAAGATGGTGACAAGGTTTTCAAATCCATGCCCTGCCCCTTTCTAGGAGGAGATAATCTCTGCTCCATCTATGATGTTCGTCCAAAGGCCTGTCGTGAATTTCCCCATACAGATCGTAAAAAGATCCATCAAATCAACCATTTGACGATTAAGAATACCTTGACCTGCCCTGCAGCCTATCTCTTTGTTGAGAAATTAAAGGATAAGTTATAG
- a CDS encoding AraC family transcriptional regulator, with product MMHQFNQTMDYLEEQLTGEVDMKIFHQLSGYSYPLFSRIFSIMADMTLAEYLRNRRLSEAVTDLRESSDKIIDIAMKYGYESADSFSAAFKKFHGATPSEVRNGKPYRFFPRLQLSLKITGGKNMDIKIQKKPSFTVAGVLLEAIDNSQCPSAWEQLYANHSLESLESLGSGQSFGVCSDVKEGEIINYMAAYDVTDKAKAEELGLSIKDISEAEYAIVPVNGAIPTSIQHAWKYVLEIFFPETGYRHSGAPDFEVYTEGDMSSPDYQMELWIPVIRD from the coding sequence ATGATGCATCAATTCAATCAAACTATGGATTATTTGGAGGAGCAGCTGACTGGAGAAGTTGATATGAAAATATTTCATCAGTTATCGGGCTATTCTTACCCTCTCTTTAGCAGAATCTTTTCCATCATGGCAGATATGACATTAGCAGAATACTTGCGCAATCGCAGGCTGTCAGAAGCAGTGACAGACTTGCGGGAAAGCTCTGACAAAATCATTGACATAGCAATGAAGTACGGCTATGAATCTGCGGATTCCTTCAGCGCAGCCTTTAAGAAATTCCATGGGGCAACACCCTCAGAAGTTCGAAATGGAAAACCTTATCGGTTTTTTCCTAGACTTCAATTATCCTTAAAGATTACAGGAGGAAAGAACATGGATATCAAGATTCAAAAGAAACCTTCTTTTACTGTGGCAGGCGTCCTATTGGAAGCAATTGACAATAGCCAGTGTCCGTCTGCATGGGAGCAGCTCTATGCCAATCACAGCTTAGAAAGCCTAGAAAGTTTGGGTAGTGGCCAATCCTTTGGTGTCTGCTCGGATGTCAAAGAAGGTGAAATCATCAACTATATGGCTGCCTATGATGTGACGGATAAAGCTAAAGCAGAAGAACTGGGTTTGTCAATCAAAGACATATCTGAAGCTGAATATGCTATCGTACCAGTCAATGGGGCTATACCAACAAGCATCCAACATGCTTGGAAATATGTTCTAGAGATTTTTTTCCCAGAAACTGGCTATCGCCACTCAGGAGCGCCAGACTTTGAAGTCTATACTGAAGGAGATATGTCGTCCCCAGACTACCAAATGGAACTCTGGATACCAGTCATCAGGGACTAA
- a CDS encoding peptidase: MQMYFGDVSLCYSYSLAMALETYGYDFKAEFLEAIMVMGNGASIVKEDEEHPLVFFDNGMPDLSISHSLKILGFDYEDFYLKDGAEVNLEEIKGKLETFLSNGPVVLGPLDMGHLTYNPNHTILYGVDHFVTVYGIDGQYLYLHDPAGFACMKVTFTDIIEAWKAEDIDYKRGAYSMWGNFKKVKSPSQTEIFQETARIMKNRYLNGQSSVLECYAKAVAENGLNTEQKQLHQYFSFNLAAVRNLYLSKFLKDHDPEGARLKEELASLFGQAHISCLKEDYQELAHLLYQIAEVDGRFRDLYVN, encoded by the coding sequence ATGCAGATGTATTTTGGAGATGTGTCGCTTTGCTATAGCTATTCATTGGCAATGGCACTAGAAACCTATGGTTATGACTTTAAAGCAGAGTTTTTAGAGGCAATTATGGTGATGGGAAATGGCGCTAGTATCGTGAAGGAAGATGAGGAGCACCCTCTAGTATTCTTTGATAATGGAATGCCAGACCTTTCCATCTCCCATTCCTTAAAAATACTAGGATTTGACTATGAGGATTTCTATCTAAAAGATGGAGCAGAAGTTAATTTGGAAGAGATTAAAGGAAAGTTGGAAACCTTTCTGTCCAATGGACCTGTCGTACTTGGACCTCTTGATATGGGACATTTGACTTACAATCCCAATCACACAATCCTTTATGGTGTGGATCACTTCGTAACCGTGTATGGCATTGATGGTCAATATCTCTATTTGCATGATCCAGCTGGTTTTGCCTGTATGAAGGTTACTTTTACTGACATTATAGAAGCTTGGAAGGCGGAGGATATTGACTATAAGCGTGGAGCTTACTCCATGTGGGGAAATTTTAAGAAGGTCAAGAGTCCTAGTCAGACTGAAATCTTTCAGGAAACTGCAAGGATTATGAAGAACCGATATCTGAATGGTCAAAGTAGTGTTTTGGAATGTTATGCAAAAGCAGTTGCTGAAAATGGCTTAAATACCGAGCAAAAACAATTGCATCAGTATTTCAGCTTTAATCTTGCTGCTGTTCGAAATCTCTATCTCAGTAAATTCTTAAAAGACCATGATCCAGAAGGGGCCAGATTAAAAGAAGAATTAGCTTCTTTATTTGGCCAGGCCCACATTTCATGTTTAAAAGAAGATTACCAAGAACTAGCTCACTTGCTCTATCAGATAGCAGAAGTAGATGGTCGCTTTAGAGATTTATATGTAAACTAG
- a CDS encoding ClbS/DfsB family four-helix bundle protein codes for MPRPKTKEELVLASKENYEKLNHFISKLSEEELQTPFDFSKDQKKKEAHWKRDKNLRDVLIHLYEWHHLLLTWVNSNQKGHERPFLPKPYNWKTYGEMNVAFWKKHQRTSLEEATKLLNQSHKEVLELMEGFSSDELFTKGVYKWTGGTSLGSYFVSATSSHYDWALKKLKAHQRNCKNS; via the coding sequence ATGCCTAGACCAAAAACAAAAGAGGAATTAGTGCTAGCCTCTAAGGAAAACTATGAAAAGCTCAATCACTTTATATCTAAATTAAGTGAAGAGGAACTACAGACTCCATTTGATTTTTCAAAAGACCAGAAGAAAAAAGAAGCTCACTGGAAAAGAGATAAAAATCTGCGGGATGTCCTGATCCATCTCTATGAATGGCATCACTTACTTTTGACCTGGGTAAATTCCAATCAAAAGGGTCATGAAAGACCTTTTCTCCCTAAACCTTATAATTGGAAAACTTATGGAGAAATGAATGTCGCTTTTTGGAAGAAGCACCAGAGAACGTCCTTAGAAGAAGCGACCAAACTCCTCAATCAATCGCATAAAGAGGTTTTAGAGTTGATGGAAGGCTTCAGCAGTGACGAATTGTTCACAAAAGGTGTCTATAAGTGGACGGGAGGAACAAGTCTAGGCTCCTACTTTGTGAGTGCCACTTCCAGTCACTATGATTGGGCTCTGAAAAAACTCAAAGCTCATCAGAGAAATTGTAAGAATAGCTAG
- the imm40 gene encoding Imm40 family immunity protein, with protein MKLDKFNFENRGQSLAELGVASYAYTYQDMLAYIDWIELKKFMILGGDVYVEGDRGLELTYDSWYYSPRDNDRDLLQSISVAKDYINQYVDSNGKHFYFTVVTSA; from the coding sequence ATGAAACTAGATAAATTTAATTTTGAAAATAGAGGTCAGTCGCTAGCAGAATTGGGTGTTGCAAGTTATGCATATACATATCAAGATATGTTGGCCTATATAGACTGGATAGAGTTGAAAAAGTTTATGATTCTTGGTGGCGATGTCTATGTAGAAGGAGATCGGGGACTTGAGTTGACTTATGATAGCTGGTATTATTCTCCTAGAGATAATGATAGAGACTTACTCCAGTCAATTTCTGTAGCAAAAGATTATATCAACCAGTATGTAGATAGCAATGGAAAACATTTTTATTTTACAGTAGTTACTTCAGCATAG
- a CDS encoding SMI1/KNR4 family protein encodes MIVELKKKIASSEGIDFAPFGKGISDELIIKAEKRLNFTFPETYKWWLKNYMGGEIYGEEIFSIYGLDFDTVVGGDLVYINELNRKEGFSNSEQLVICECGDGMFYFQNQDGLTNELPVFKDGEYYADNFIEFLLKRIDE; translated from the coding sequence ATGATTGTTGAATTGAAGAAAAAGATTGCTTCTAGCGAGGGTATAGATTTTGCACCATTTGGAAAGGGGATTTCTGATGAATTGATTATAAAAGCTGAGAAAAGATTAAATTTTACTTTTCCTGAAACATATAAGTGGTGGCTGAAAAATTATATGGGGGGAGAGATTTATGGAGAAGAAATATTTAGTATTTATGGATTAGATTTTGATACTGTTGTAGGAGGCGATCTTGTTTATATAAACGAGCTGAATCGAAAAGAAGGGTTCAGTAATTCTGAGCAATTAGTTATTTGTGAATGTGGTGATGGCATGTTCTATTTTCAAAATCAGGACGGTCTGACCAATGAATTACCTGTTTTTAAAGATGGAGAATACTATGCGGATAATTTTATAGAATTTCTACTAAAAAGAATAGACGAGTAG
- a CDS encoding YjjG family noncanonical pyrimidine nucleotidase, producing the protein MPYKFLLFDLDHTLLDFDAAEDVALTQLLKEEGVADIQAYKDYYVPMNKALWKNLEQKKISKQELVITRFSRLFDHFGLEKDGILLAQRYQCYLAQQGQTFSGAHELLDSLIERDYELYAATNGITAIQTGRLAQSGLAPYFNQVFISEQLQTQKPDALFYEKIGQQITGFDKEKTLMIGDSLTADIQGGNNAGIDTVWYNPYHLENKTQAQPTYEVHSYQDLLDCLDAM; encoded by the coding sequence TTGCCCTACAAATTTTTACTTTTTGATCTCGACCACACCTTGCTTGATTTTGATGCTGCTGAGGATGTGGCTCTGACACAACTTCTAAAAGAAGAAGGAGTTGCGGATATCCAAGCCTATAAAGACTATTACGTTCCTATGAACAAGGCTCTCTGGAAGAACTTGGAGCAAAAGAAAATCAGTAAACAAGAGCTGGTTATCACGCGCTTTTCTCGTTTGTTTGATCATTTTGGACTGGAGAAAGACGGTATTTTACTTGCTCAGCGTTACCAATGTTATCTTGCTCAACAGGGACAAACTTTTTCAGGCGCTCATGAACTCTTAGACAGTCTCATTGAGCGAGATTATGAGCTATACGCTGCGACAAATGGGATCACTGCCATTCAGACAGGACGTTTGGCTCAATCAGGTCTGGCTCCTTATTTCAACCAAGTCTTTATCTCTGAACAATTGCAAACTCAAAAACCTGATGCACTATTCTATGAAAAAATCGGTCAACAGATTACTGGATTTGATAAAGAAAAGACCCTGATGATTGGAGATTCCCTAACAGCTGATATTCAAGGTGGCAATAATGCTGGGATTGATACTGTCTGGTACAATCCCTATCATCTGGAAAACAAGACTCAAGCTCAGCCGACTTATGAAGTCCATTCCTACCAAGACTTACTAGATTGTTTGGATGCTATGTAG
- a CDS encoding DUF4336 domain-containing protein yields MSKPELSLYEPLYTLKEVDQNIWIADGDLIQMDMKVFKLPFQTRMTVIKLKDGKLWIHSPIAPNEELFTELDALGRVAYLISPNKIHYAYIADWKKRYPYAQAWSSPGVEERANSQNVKVVFDAPLTDKAPDLWSDEIDQLIFKGSSVIEEVVFFHKSTKTLIVTDLIENFESEKIASPIRRRFYRLARVTAPDGQTPIDYRMTFLGRQREARMSFFRMLNWKPDKIILAHGLCFFENGIDELKRAFRWIR; encoded by the coding sequence ATGTCAAAACCAGAACTTTCTCTTTATGAACCATTGTATACACTAAAGGAAGTTGATCAAAATATCTGGATAGCAGATGGTGACTTGATACAAATGGATATGAAGGTCTTCAAACTTCCTTTTCAGACACGTATGACGGTGATAAAGTTAAAGGATGGAAAACTCTGGATTCATTCTCCTATTGCGCCAAATGAGGAGCTCTTTACTGAACTGGACGCTTTGGGCAGAGTCGCTTACCTGATTTCACCAAATAAGATTCACTACGCCTATATTGCAGATTGGAAAAAAAGATATCCTTATGCACAAGCATGGTCTAGTCCAGGAGTTGAAGAGAGAGCGAACAGTCAGAATGTCAAGGTGGTATTCGATGCTCCCTTAACAGATAAGGCTCCTGACCTATGGTCTGATGAGATTGATCAACTTATTTTTAAGGGTAGTTCTGTGATTGAAGAAGTGGTGTTTTTTCATAAATCAACTAAAACACTCATTGTAACGGACCTTATAGAGAATTTTGAATCGGAAAAAATAGCTAGTCCAATCCGCAGAAGATTTTATCGTTTAGCTCGTGTAACAGCCCCTGATGGACAAACTCCTATCGATTATCGGATGACTTTTTTAGGAAGACAAAGGGAAGCAAGAATGTCTTTTTTCCGTATGTTAAACTGGAAACCTGATAAGATTATACTTGCACACGGTCTATGCTTTTTTGAGAATGGTATAGATGAATTAAAACGTGCTTTTAGATGGATACGGTAA